From one Ictalurus punctatus breed USDA103 chromosome 20, Coco_2.0, whole genome shotgun sequence genomic stretch:
- the LOC108280198 gene encoding P2Y purinoceptor 12, producing the protein MELTEEMSTSLLNFRNLSNSSWQGCSRNNVLKTTVFPILYSLLFLLGIVLNGLAAWVFFSLPSRSHFIIYLKNIVVADVLMTLTFPFKILSDSNMASVSLRIFVCRISSVVFYLTMYISILFFGFISIDRCRKTLYPFVGTSPKGLTHRKLLSAGIWVFLLALSLPNMILTSKLPKSDHFSCSSLKTELGLKWHEVVNHICQVIFWGNLVAVVVCYTLITKELFKSFARTRVPNTAAQSQQRKKKVRANVFLVLAVFFICFVPFHFARVPYTLSQTREHHFDCRQKLIFFQVKESTLWLSSLNSLLDPLIYFFLCTSFRDSLFKLLRLSPGRCGALQHSTDTPAESNPMGSRSAQI; encoded by the coding sequence ATGGAGCTCACAGAAGAAATGTCAACGAGCCTACTGAATTTCAGGAACCTGAGTAATTCATCATGGCAAGGCTGTTCCCGTAATAACGTCCTGAAGACAACGGTGTTCCCGATCCTgtattctcttctcttcttgcTAGGAATCGTCCTCAACGGCCTAGCGGCATGGGTGTTTTTCAGCCTCCCCAGTCGCTCACACTTCATCATTTACCTAAAGAACATTGTGGTGGCTGATGTCCTCATGACTCTGACGTTTCCATTTAAAATCCTGTCTGACTCAAACATGGCCTCGGTTAGTCTCCGCATCTTCGTCTGCCGGATTTCTTCTGTGGTTTTCTACCTTACCATGTACATCAGCATCCTTTTCTTTGGCTTTATCAGCATTGACCGCTGTAGAAAGACTCTCTACCCTTTTGTTGGCACCAGTCCTAAAGGACTGACCCACAGGAAGCTCCTTTCAGCTGGTATCTGGGTGTTCCTGCTGGCACTTTCGCTGCCCAACATGATTCTCACGAGCAAGCTACCTAAATCAGACCACTTTAGCTGCAGTAGCCTGAAAACTGAGCTGGGCTTAAAGTGGCATGAAGTGGTCAACCATATCTGCCAGGTAATCTTCTGGGGTAATCTGGTAGCGGTAGTGGTGTGTTATACACTCATCACCAAAGAGCTGTTCAAATCCTTTGCACGGACTCGCGTTCCGAATACGGCAGCTCAGAGCcagcagaggaagaagaaggtgaGAGCTAACGTGTTCCTCGTTCTCGCAGTGTTCTTCATATGCTTTGTGCCGTTTCACTTCGCCCGAGTGCCTTATACCCTGAGCCAGACCAGGGAACATCACTTTGACTGCCGCCAGAAACTTATCTTCTTCCAGGTGAAAGAGAGCACGCTGTGGCTGTCGTCTCTGAACTCTCTTCTAGACCCGCTCATCTATTTCTTCCTCTGCACGTCCTTCAGGGACTCGTTGTTCAAGCTCCTACGACTCTCGCCTGGGAGGTGTGGGGCATTGCAGCACAGTACGGATACTCCTGCAGAGAGCAACCCCATGGGAAGCCGCTCAGCACAGATATAG
- the LOC108280189 gene encoding P2Y purinoceptor 13, which translates to MASNVTQNPNASSLDCGINNEAWDIALPILYFTIFPPALLLNLVVAWICLRLQANSTFMVYLKHLVAADLLMTLTFPIRGASELPGASQGLHMFACRFSSVFFYLAMNMSVILMGLISLDRYLKIVRSGGGLLCQNLLFSNVLSFVIWIALICSNTLPVIITTNQDPTDKPGEVCIAMKNELGLIWHEVVVMFGKVLFWTVCIIVVFCYTCIAKTVLESYQRSRGNKDKRKRKAKFRVFLILFVFFICYVPYHCIRIPYTILQVQSNSTCSKLKLRIGKDFTLWLSALNVCLDPLIYFFLCKAFREKFSEIFDLRRFFPSFGKNSDVCQSSDTSLKA; encoded by the coding sequence ATGGCTTCCAATGTAACCCAAAATCCAAATGCATCATCTCTGGATTGTGGAATTAATAACGAAGCATGGGACATAGCCCTTCCCATTCTCTATTTCACCATTTTCCCCCCTGCTCTTCTGCTGAACCTTGTAGTAGCCTGGATATGTTTACGCCTCCAGGCCAACTCTACTTTCATGGTGTATCTGAAGCACTTGGTGGCCGCCGACCTCCTCATGACTTTGACCTTCCCCATCCGAGGTGCCAGCGAGCTCCCAGGAGCCTCCCAGGGGCTGCACATGTTCGCCTGCCGATTTTCGAGCGTCTTCTTCTACCTAGCCATGAACATGAGTGTGATTTTGATGGGACTCATCAGCCTTGATCGCTACTTAAAGATCGTGAGATCTGGAGGAGGTCTTCTGTGTCAGAACCTGCTTTTCAGTAATGTCCTATCATTCGTTATCTGGATTGCGTTGATCTGCTCTAATACGTTACCGGTTATTATCACAACAAACCAAGACCCTACAGACAAGCCTGGAGAGGTCTGCATAGCCATGAAAAATGAACTAGGACTTATTTGGCACGAGGTAGTCGTCATGTTCGGCAAAGTGCTTTTTTGGACAGTGTGCATTATAGTTGTGTTTTGTTACACCTGCATTGCTAAGACGGTTTTGGAGTCATATCAGAGGTCTCGCGGCAACAAAGACAAGCGGAAACGTAAAGCAAAGTTTCGggtttttcttattcttttcgTATTTTTTATCTGTTATGTACCTTACCACTGTATCCGAATACCTTATACTATATTACAGGTTCAAAGCAATAGCACGTGTTCCAAGCTTAAACTTAGAATAGGTAAGGACTTTACCCTCTGGCTCTCAGCTCTAAATGTGTGCCTGGACCCCTTGATCTACTTTTTTCTCTGCAAGGCTTTCAGGGAGAAGTTTTCTGAGATATTTGACCTTAGACGTTTTTTCCCATCCTTTGGAAAAAACAGTGATGTATGTCAGTCCTCAGATACTTCACTCAAAGCTTAA
- the LOC108280160 gene encoding P2Y purinoceptor 13, whose translation MNASQQNASMQCKLDNKISSVVFPCLYSALFLAAIVLNCLAAWIFFQIRSSSTFVVYLKNVVVADLLMTLSVPLKVLTDAGIGSTTLRAFYCRYTGVLFYTTMYISILLLGLISLDRYLKIVRPFGKCALQRVGVGKALCAGVWVVMVAFALPNVILSNREFTVGRSKKLKCSSMKSDLGLRWHEGFNYFCQVVFWGTLVVMAICYTFISRKVYESYRASRSSSGTASKRTKSKVFVVVGVFFVCFAPFHLARVPYTLTQTRGPSAHCWDQKMYLAKEITLWLSATNICLDPLIYVFLCRVFRRKLTATLCHKPLANGGLESPTETSTKQEMSHMGHYNNANEFRSH comes from the exons ATGAATGCGAGTCAGCAGAACGCCTCCATGCAATGTAAGCTGGACAACAAGATCAGTTCGGTTGTCTTCCCCTGCTTGTATTCTGCCCTCTTCCTGGCTGCCATCGTCCTCAACTGCTTGGCTGCCTGGATCTTCTTCCAGATCCGCAGCAGCTCCACATTTGTGGTGTACCTGAAGAACGTAGTGGTGGCCGACCTGCTCATGACCCTGAGTGTTCCTTTGAAGGTACTAACAGACGCTGGCATAGGCTCAACAACACTGAGGGCCTTCTACTGCCGCTACACCGGCGTCCTCTTCTACACCACCATGTACATCAGCATCCTGCTGCTGGGTCTCATCAGCCTGGACCGTTACCTGAAAATCGTGCGGCCCTTCGGAAAATGCGCCCTGCAGCGGGTCGGTGTGGGTAAGGCGCTGTGCGCAGGGGTCTGGGTTGTCATGGTGGCTTTCGCGCTACCTAATGTGATCCTGAGCAACCGTGAGTTTACTGTGGGTCGCAGCAAGAAGCTGAAATGCAGCAGCATGAAGAGTGATCTGGGCCTGCGCTGGCACGAGGGATTTAACTACTTTTGTCAGGTGGTGTTCTGGGGGACTCTAGTTGTAATGGCTATCTGCTACACCTTCATCAGCAGGAAGGTATACGAGTCTTACCGCGCCTCACGGAGCAGCTCTGGCACCGCCAGCAAACGCACCAAGTCCAAG GTATTTGTCGTGGTGGGCGTGTTCTTTGTTTGTTTCGCTCCCTTCCACTTGGCCCGAGTGCCCTACACCCTCACTCAAACACGAGGCCCGTCCGCTCATTGCTGGGATCAGAAGATGTACTTGGCAAAGGAGATCACACTCTGGCTGTCAGCCACCAACATTTGCCTGGACCCTCTCATCTACGTCTTCCTGTGCCGAGTCTTCCGCAGGAAATTAACAGCTACCCTCTGCCACAAGCCTTTAGCCAATGGAGGGCTCGAGTCCCCTACAGAGACATCGACCAAGCAGGAAATGTCTCATATGGGTCATTATAACAATGCTAATGAGTTCCGCTCACATTAA